A genomic segment from Glycine soja cultivar W05 chromosome 20, ASM419377v2, whole genome shotgun sequence encodes:
- the LOC114403738 gene encoding uncharacterized membrane protein At4g09580-like, whose protein sequence is MAAPRNVTATRDEEKGEDDDSSSAKKPKSERFPLNTWEFAVAVAVFLVFSTGLFCIYLTMPSAAYTNLKLPRTLSDLRLLKEHLSTYASNHPAQFILGYCSTYIFMQTFMIPGTIFMSLLAGALFGVVRGILLVVFNATAGASSCFFLSKLIGRPLVSWLWPEKLRFFQAEIAKRRDRLLNYMLFLRITPTLPNLFINLASPIVDVPFHIFFSATLIGLVPASYITVRAGLALGDLKSIKDLYDFKTLSVLFLIGFVSIAPTLLKRKRVYE, encoded by the exons ATGGCGGCGCCGAGGAATGTGACGGCGACGAGGGACGAAGAGAAGGGCGAGGACGATGATTCGTCCTCCGCGAAGAAGCCCAAATCGGAGAGGTTCCCGCTGAACACGTGGGAATTCGCCGTCGCCGTCGCCGTTTTCTTGGTGTTCTCCACCGGCCTCTTCTGCATTTACCTCACCATGCCCTCGGCCGCTTACACCAACCTCAAACTCCCCCGCACCCTCTCCGATCTTCGCCTCCTCAA GGAACATCTTTCGACGTATGCGAGTAACCACCCTGCGCAGTTCATTCTTGGGTACTGCTCCACCTACATCTTCATGCAAACTTTCATGATTCCTGGGACAATCTTCATGTCCCTCTTGGCTGGGGCGCTTTTTGGAGTTGTACGAGGAATCCTATTGGTTGTTTTCAACGCCACTGCGGGTGCATCTTCCTGTTTCTTTTTGTCTAAGTTAATTGGGAGGCCTTTGGTTTCTTGGTTGTGGCCTGAAAAGCTAAGGTTCTTCCAAGCTGAG ATTGCGAAGCGTAGGGATAGGCTGCTGAATTACATGCTTTTTCTGAGGATAACCCCGACATTGCCGAATCTGTTCATCAATTTGGCGTCTCCCATCGTTGATGTTCCCTTCCATATATTCTTTTCGGCGACATTGATTGGGCTCGTTCCAGCCTCTTATATTACTGTCAGA GCTGGCCTTGCTCTTGGGGATCTAAAGTCAATTAAGGATCTATATGATTTTAAGACCTTATCAGTACTTTTCCTCATTGGTTTTGTTTCCATAGCTCCAACACTTTTGAAGCGGAAGCGAGTATATGAATGA
- the LOC114402413 gene encoding calcium-dependent protein kinase 4-like, with protein MQKHGFASKRNVLPYQTARLRDHYVLGKKLGQGQFGTTYLCTHKVTGKLYACKSIPKRKLMCQEDYDDVWREIQIMHHLSEHPNVVQIQGTYEDSVFVHLVMELCAGGELFDRIIQKGHYSEREAAKLIKTIVGVVEACHSLGVMHRDLKPENFLFDTPGEDAKMKATDFGLSVFYKPGQAFHDVVGSPYYVAPEVLCKQYGPEVDVWSAGVILYILLSGVPPFWAETEAGIFRQILNGDLDFVSEPWPSISENAKELVKQMLDRDPKKRISAHEVLCNPWVVDDIAPDKPLDSAVLTRLKHFSAMNKLKKMALRVIAERLSEEEIGGLKELFKMIDTDNSGTITFEELKEGLKSVGSNLMESEIKSLMEAADIDNNGSIDYGEFLAATLHLNKMEREENLVAAFAYFDKDGSGYITIDELQQACKDFSLGDVHLDEMIKEIDQDNDGRIDYAEFAAMMKKGDPNMGRSRTMKGNLNFNIADAFGMKDSS; from the exons ATGCAGAAGCATGGTTTTGCATCAAAGCGCAACGTGTTGCCGTATCAAACGGCGAGGCTAAGGGACCACTACGTTCTGGGGAAGAAGCTGGGGCAAGGGCAATTCGGGACGACGTACCTGTGCACCCACAAGGTGACGGGGAAGCTCTACGCGTGCAAATCGATCCCGAAGAGGAAGCTTATGTGCCAGGAGGATTACGATGATGTGTGGAGGGAGATTCAGATCATGCACCATTTGTCGGAGCATCCAAACGTTGTCCAGATACAAGGCACGTACGAGGATTCCGTGTTCGTGCACCTTGTCATGGAACTATGTGCCGGCGGGGAGCTTTTCGACAGGATCATTCAGAAGGGGCATTACAGCGAGAGAGAGGCTGCCAAGTTGATAAAGACCATTGTTGGGGTGGTGGAGGCGTGCCACTCTCTTGGGGTCATGCATAGGGATCTCAAGCCTGAGAATTTCTTGTTTGATACCCCTGGCGAAGATGCCAAGATGAAGGCCACCGATTTTGGCCTCTCTGTCTTCTACAAGCCAG GACAAGCCTTTCATGATGTAGTAGGAAGTCCCTACTATGTTGCCCCAGAGGTGTTGTGCAAGCAATATGGACCTGAAGTGGACGTATGGAGTGCTGGTGTTATCCTATACATCTTACTGAGTGGGGTGCCACCTTTCTGGGCTG AAACCGAAGCAGGAATTTTCAGACAGATTTTAAATGGAGATCTTGATTTCGTTTCTGAACCGTGGCCAAGTATCTCAGAAAATGCTAAAGAATTGGTAAAACAGATGTTGGATAGGGACCCTAAGAAAAGAATTTCTGCTCATGAAGTTTTAT GTAACCCTTGGGTTGTTGATGACATTGCACCTGACAAACCTCTGGACTCTGCTGTTTTGACACGCCTAAAGCATTTCTCAGCAATGAATAAACTTAAGAAGATGGCATTACGG GTCATAGCAGAGAGGCTTTCAGAGGAAGAAATAGGTGGATTGAAAGAGTTGTTTAAAATGATTGACACAGACAATAGtgggacaataacttttgaggAACTGAAGGAGGGGTTGAAAAGTGTGGGCTCTAATCTCATGGAATCTGAAATTAAATCACTTATGGAAGCG GCTGATATAGACAACAATGGATCAATAGACTATGGTGAATTTCTTGCTGCTACACTGCACTTGAATAAGATGGAAAGAGAGGAGAATTTGGTTGCTGCTTTCGCCTATTTTGATAAAGATGGTAGTGGTTACATCACCATTGACGAGCTTCAACAGGCTTGTAAGGACTTCAGCCTAGGTGATGTGCATCTGGATGAGATGATCAAAGAGATTGATCAAGATAAT GATGGGAGGATTGATTATGCGGAGTTTGCAGCAatgatgaaaaagggtgatccAAATATGGGTAGAAGCAGAACCATGAAAGGCAATTTGAACTTCAATATTGCAGATGCATTTGGAATGAAAGACTCTTCTTGA
- the LOC114401304 gene encoding 50S ribosomal protein L21, chloroplastic-like, with protein sequence MATATVSISTLCATFGTHCAISHNPKPLFSQPFNLNHFPSNSYKLAFSPRSPLSPLPKASESAVAETEPGSAEPEPAQISPAQPPSWEPGLFAVVMIGGRQYIVHPGRHLTVQRLKGANVNDKIALHKVLLVGTDTSCYIGKPIVTNAVVYATVEEQGLDPKVIVFKYKKKKHYRRNIGHRQPNTRIRINSIMGYENYPKVTMDDIKSDEPES encoded by the exons ATGGCCACTGCCACTGTTTCAATTTCAACTTTATGCGCTACTTTCGGAACCCATTGCGCCATTTCCCACAACCCAAAACCTCTATTTTCTCAACCTTTCAATCTCAATCACTTTCCTTCTAACTCTTACAAGCTCGCTTTCTCGCCTCGCTCACCTCTTTCACCCCTTCCCAAGGCCTCTGAATCCGCGGTAGCCGAAACCGAACCCGGTTCGGCCGAGCCCGAACCGGCCCAAATTTCCCCGGCCCAACCTCCCTCCTGGGAACCCGGTCTCTTCGCTGTCGTAATG ATTGGCGGACGCCAATATATTGTTCACCCGGGGCGACATCTTACTGTTCAGAGGTTAAAAGGTGCTAATGTTAATGATAAG ATTGCCTTACACAAGGTTTTACTGGTTGGCACTGATACATCTTGCTACATTGGGAAACCAATTGTAACAAATGCTGTAGTATACGCAACGGTGGAAGAGCAG GGTCTAGACCCTAAAGTAATTGTcttcaaatataaaaagaagaaacattatCGCAGAAACATTGGACACAGACAG CCAAATACACGTATACGGATAAATAGCATTATGGGCTATGAAAACTACCCAAAAGTTACTATGGACGATATCAAATCAGACGAACCCGAATCATGA